One Aegilops tauschii subsp. strangulata cultivar AL8/78 chromosome 2, Aet v6.0, whole genome shotgun sequence genomic window, ATGCCATGAATAACATTGTAGACGTGCCTCTCCGAGCGAACGTGTCAGAGGAAGCATTTGCGAATGACAGACAGAACTCTGACCCTACATAACATAGGACATGCCTCCACTAACTCGACAGACGTGACTCCACTAGCAGACTAACTAGAAATATTACAAAACATACAACCATGACAGTAACTCATACTAACATAACGCAGTGCCTCTCCGAATTTAGTACCCAAAGGAAGGACAACGCCTCTGCCAAACATACGGCAGTGCATCCACTACCCTCACGGCTGTGCCTTTCCCAATCAAAGTACCACCACAACAATTGGAACACAGAAACACAACCGTTGCTAACACAATACTCCCACAACAACTCTCACACTGGATAACTGTCCCTAAAAAAGACATCATATATTGAAACAGACAACACAGAGAGGAAATCTGAAGAATCTTAAACACACTCAAGCCCTGCATAAAAAAATTCAAACACACAACCACAAACGTATATTCGATATAGAAACAACCGTGCCAAACACAGTACGAACACAAAGTGAAAGTAACGCCCCTACCTGTCCGTGTGACCATATTGAGAGAAGAACTGAAGCAGCTAGCCATCTAAACCACGGATGAAAACACACACTTCTAATCCGCACTGATATAGACGACTCAGCTAATAAAATAGGAACACAAACCCACGACCGTGCCTACTAATAACACCAGAGCGTGCCTTGCCTAAAACAAGGACAATGCCTCCCTGAGCAGACGACCGTGCGCTGCCTAGATACACGAACGTGCACATCTGAGTGATCCTCTTAATACATCTCATCTTATACCAACGCGTACCATCAAATCATAGGGGAAAATATTCTTGAAAGCATCCAAACAAGAAAAAcataaagaacaaaaataaactTAAATTTCCAAACTAGTCAACTCCATCCggttcaaaataaaaccaccacaaTTATAATTCATCAGTCGATGTAATATTACCCCATACAATAACTATCAATTAACCAATTCATCAAACAATCCATCTTCGCAACACTTCCACCTGGAATCCTGCTTAGAAACGTCCTCGCCATCTAAGATCAGGAAGACAGCGACGATGCAGGATGTCCCTCATCGACAGAAACCGGCGGTATAGCTCATAGCTCACATACCCTTCCTGAAGGAAAAGCAAATGAAAACATAAATATACAAAAAACATACTGTTCTTGCAACAAAGGCAGAAACTAACGAAAATGAAATCTTCACTTACAGTAGCTCCATATTTCAGGTGATCAAAGGTAAGTGGCTTCCAATCCCAGTAGTGACTCAAAAGTTCTGGAAAAGAGGACTCCAGCTTCGAGTAAGATTCATCAATGATGGCTCCTGCTAAGTCCTCCATGGAGTCCCTTTCTTCGCCGCCTTTGATCATGAATTTCTCTTGGATGTCGATGTGGTACTCTTCTGGAAttatgataaaatcttgaaaaagAGCATCTCTAACATTCCTGATGTCCACACTAGAGAAAGTTATACCTCTATTCTCAAGGAAATCCTTCAGGGCAGGGCACTCCGTCCTGGCCTTGCAGAAGTGATAGACCAAAACATGATTCTGCATAGCCAGTTGCATGACGGCGACTTTTCTACGCCCATAACAATCCTTTCGTGTGTACTCCATGCCAAGACCAAAAAACTTGTACTTCTCCTCGCGCAACCAGTCCTCGTACAAGGCAATGGTCTCCTCCACCTTGGAAGGCTCGTTCATGTACCACACGTCGAGCTTGGTGTTACCATCGGCAACTATCGGATGGTACTCGGTGGTGTTCAAAAAGTCGTCCATGGCAGCGAGCAGCAAGGTGCCAATGGAGATTCCTGAGACTCTACGACGAGGTTGGGGAGTGGTGAGGACGGTGGAACTGCCTGATGTTCTGTGGCTACAATGCGATGTGGAGACCTCAAAAACATGGCCAATATTTAACCTTGGCGAAGGATGTTTCAGTTACCATGCGCATTAACATGTGAACTAGGAACAACAAATAGACAGTTGTGCTTCTGCATCTCGTGAAACCATGCACTTCCTAAAGTCACGGTTGTGCAAAAATATTTGATGTCGTGGAGAAATCGAGGAGCCTCTAACTTTATTTTACGGTAACTGACACACCGAATAGTCACATCGAACAGCCGTCACATCGGTCATAAATTTTTCCATTGAACAAAGACCACTGACAGAAGAACCCAATGAGGCAAACAAAGAGCCTACTGTACACCTTAGATACGAAGGCCAAAACTGATCCGTGCCTCACCTAGTTAGATTCACACCGTCTCTCCCTCGGTAAGCTAATAAAAATGATCCAATCAAAGCTATAACAGCAACGGCAGTTTTTTCAACTGTTCCATGTCAATTAACACCACACAAGCACGGGCGTGACAAATAATAAGGCATGCAGCAACCATCTCTAAACTTCGATCGTCTCTAATCTTCGACCATCCATTTGAGCATCAATATTCGTGCTGCCTGGCTGTGGTTTTTTTTTGCTAGCATAttatgttagtcggtggaacgcTACCATTTTTTTAATTTTAGTGTAGTGACACTGGCTAAAAAAAGATACAGGACCCAAGCCACTACAGGCACGTGGATGCAGGCACCGGAGGCATGAAGTGAGGCCTCTACAGGCACGCACGTCGACCCTCTCGAGGCACGGGTACTAACCCTCTGCATGCACAAGAATATGGTAGCAGAGGCATCCGTCCACATACCTGATAGATAGGAACGGTTGTGAAGTCTCTAGAGTCACTAGCGCGTGGCACCACAGGTACCCATCCAAGAGAGTACAACGCaatatatgtatatgtatatgtatgaAGCCTCTATAGGCGGGGACGTCAGGCATGGGTATCAACCTTCTAGATGCACAAAAGTGTGTTGGCGGACGCATGggtccactacaaaaaaaagacacatccgtgacattttgggccgaacattttttttctgtcatacttatgacacttctatgacgataattgtgacaaaacccggtatcatcatagatgtggtgggatcctacttctatgacaaaaaatcatgacagaaaatgggcttttcgtcctgggcgggccggagacgcagctgcatgacattctttgggccgtccatgacggaaaaaaccatggtagaagcgagggcgaggaaaatttcggggagttcccagttacggtgggtggtcaggggccgagcgatgcgcgtttctctcgtacacgtacgcgcgtgtgtgcgaggtgtttgttctaactgaacccgagtgaggcgttgggctctaactgaacccgagcgattgcactgcaggctacgcgttactgaacccgagcgattgatcgatggctgttaactaaacccgatcgagcgagtccttcgctactgctgctaactgaagtcgatcgatgctgcctctctgggtgaacagtgagcgttgcgggggggggggggttggatgaacagtgagcggtgggggtggatgaacaggaccccgtggcgttgcctcgatcgagccggttggggctggatgaacaggaccccgtggagggctggatgaataggatgaccccgtggagggttggatgaatagtagacggtggaggggtgcccgtggaggggtggttgaacagtagccggtggagtagcgcacggtggaggctagatgaagaggagcccgtggaggctggaggaggtcgacggtagcccgtggaggctggaggaggtcgacgatggagatgaacagtatctcgtggagtcccgttttgcggtacggcacacccctcccgatgaacaggacccccgtttcgaccgtagcactccaacacaagtccgtttcgtccgttttgcggtacgccacacccctcccgatcaacaggacccccgtttcgactgtaggaggtccgtttcctccgttttgcggtacgctagacccctcccgatgaacaggaccccgtttcgaacgtggccggtcgaacacaaggccgttacctccattctgcggtacgccaggcctcatttccatcgcctattccatccaagccggttggctcccacgcgttccgttgcctcctgatgaacacgacgcattgcGTTGCCTGCCCATGAACACGACGaagacgctgtttctccgttccgacccagccatgtacacgagccctggccgtacgtatgcgcgagtaggcgttcgagaccccgcccgtatgtacgtacgtggccgtattttctttcttgcaccctggccgttgtacgtacgtgtacatgctacatgcgcgcctctactacgacacgtgcgcgcctctactatgacacgtgcgcgcctctacatccaccagtatgtacgtacacgttcgcgaccagaatgacaatgctacgtacgcttcaaccaggtgggtcccgactgtcaggcacttccttgcgtgcgaagatgtagctggtgggtcccagcagtcaggggggcaaatcgttttttcggacgcacttccttgcgtgcgaagatgtagctggtgggtcccagcagtcagggggcgaatcgttttttttgcccggacgcacttccttgcgtgcgaaaatgtagctggtgggtcccagcagtcagggggcagaATCGtattttttgcccggacgcacttccttgcgtgcgaaggtgtagctggtgggtcccagtagtcaggggggaaacgtttttttcacgaaatacggtggctcgtccggtgggtccctgctgtgaggtggaggaataattattttgcgcgtaacaaggaggcacttccttgcggccgccgtggacccagctgtcagcctctccacgtacagtactcttccaatggaagtcattccttgaccacgttgaccacgccgcacggagagcaccatggcggtggacgatggcgaggcttaggaaggggacgacgcggagccggggaagacgcggcagtggaagcccgcgcggagaggagtacgagggttcactggttcgaatgcggtgtgaggctgccgtcaccgcagggcctggccagcggtgggaatagtagggggcggtgaggccacgggaggcaggagcatgcggcacgaccaacgctgctttgggcggctggagaaggaagaccagaggttgaagaagcactacggtcgttggatggacatcgtacggtcactggagctagaatcgttcatattgactaagttgacaaagccctttgtccccgtcaacttagtaggcccacaagtcagcctcccaccaaggtgggtcccagctagccgggggagtattcattttttgtgcgtaataaggaggcacttccggtgggtccgagctgacagctgggggaactttttttgtgaaatacggtggcccgtccggtgggccccagcagtcagggggaaacgttttttttgcaaaatactggtggcccgtccggtgggtccctgctgtcaggtggaggaataattattttccgcgtaataaggaggcacttccttgcggctgccgtggacccagctgtcagcctctccacgtacaatactcttccgatggaagtcggtcgttgaccacattgaccacaccgcgccgagatcaccacggcggtggacgatggcgaggcctaggaaggggatgacgcggagtcggggaagacgcggcagtggatgcccacgcggagaggagtatgagcattcactggttcggctgcggtgtgaggttgccgtcgccgcagaataacagggggtgtgggtgagtggagggatggcctggccagtggtgggagtagtatgggggcggtgaggcctccgcggtagcacagccggccacgggaggcaggagcaggcggcacgaccggcgttgctttgggcggctggagcaagaagaccagaggttgaagaagcactatggccgttggatggacatcatacggtcactggagtattgactaagttgacaaagccctccgtccccgtcaacttagtaggcccacaagtcagcccaacaatatggtgggtcccagctagcagggggtattcattttttggggcgtaataaggaggcacttccttgcgtgcgaagatatagctggtgggtccgacctgtcagcggggggaacatttttttgcaaaatacagaggcccttcctgtgggtcctagctgtctggtggaggaatcattattttgtgcgtaataaggaggcatttccttgtgtgcggccatggacccagctgtcagcctctccacgtacagtccacttccgatggatgtcgttcattgaccacgttgaccaggccgcgccgagagcaccagggcggtggacgacggcgaggcctaggaagggaacaacacggagccagggaatactcggcagttgtttcccacgcggaggagtacgagggtttactggttcgtctgccgtccccagagaataacagcatgtgtgggtgagtagagggatggctaggccagcgatgggagtacggtggggccgtgaggcctgcgcggcagcatagccggccgcaggaggagggagcaggcagtcccgccggtgcttgtttgagtggctggagcatgaagagcagagattgaagaagcacgacagccgttggatggacatccaacagtcactgctctcgtgtgttgactaagttgacagggtgttgcgtgtgcgtcaacctttttttatgaaagcatacgcgtcaacctgtagtaggcgcacaagtcagcctcaaatctgtggaaaacagcatacaacccatctgccattatttctaataatgtacagcccatttcctaattcttaagaatttttttggagcccatcttctttttgttagcattacaccccatattgtggccacggttaaaaagtatatgaaattttgcatattccggtgcggtcaactatttttaatccagaaatatcgattcacattcaaactattttgaaaaataatttatataaatataaaatccaaataattgtccacgcataaaaatcaatgg contains:
- the LOC141041321 gene encoding uncharacterized protein, with translation MDDFLNTTEYHPIVADGNTKLDVWYMNEPSKVEETIALYEDWLREEKYKFFGLGMEYTRKDCYGRRKVAVMQLAMQNHVLVYHFCKARTECPALKDFLENRGITFSSVDIRNVRDALFQDFIIIPEEYHIDIQEKFMIKGGEERDSMEDLAGAIIDESYSKLESSFPELLSHYWDWKPLTFDHLKYGATEGYVSYELYRRFLSMRDILHRRCLPDLRWRGRF